In the genome of Raphanus sativus cultivar WK10039 chromosome 9, ASM80110v3, whole genome shotgun sequence, the window CTATTTTATCCAACAGAATCAGACTTGAAGCTCTCTGCTTTTGCTGATGCTGATTGGAGTACTTGTCCCGACACTAGACGAAGTGTCTCCGGTTTCTGTATGTTCGTTGGGCCAGCTTTGGTTTCTTGGAAATCAAACAAGCAAGAAGTGGTCTCCAACTCCTCTGCTGAGTCTGAATATCGAGCTATGTCTGATGCAGTGAGAGAAATGCTTTGGTTTCGAAATCTTCTTGAGGACCTTTGGATAGACATTTCAGAACCTGCTCCTCTTTATTGTGACAACACTGCAGCACTTCATATTGCTAATAACTCTGTCTTCCATGAGCGTACTAAGCACATGGAGAGAGCTTGCCACATTGTTCGGGAACGAGTAAAGATGGGACAGATCAAGACTCTTCATGTGAGGTCTGTTAATCAACTTGCAGATTTACTTACTAAACCGTTATATCCTAATCCTTTCCGACATCTATTAGGCAAGATGGGCATTATTAACATATATgctccatcttgagggggaatATTGATGTATTGAAATGTCGGTTATGTATATTTGGTTTAGTCTTTGTATATTGATACCCGGTTTGTTCCGGTTAGGTTGTTACAACAAGTGTATATAGTCATTTGACTACTTTAATAAAAAGCTAACAGAAAAGTTTTCCCCATtttgtctcttctctctcgAGTCGGTTCCACCATTGTTGTGCTCAAGAGAGCTTTTCTGTTCAACCTTTGTTTCACTAAAAAAGGACTAAAAGGTCTACTTCAGGAAGTCAGAGGACAGCAGGATGAAGAAGGGTCTCCTACCCCGACATGCTATACAGACGCCTCCTGGAACGCAACTACAAAGAAATCAGGAAGCGCTTGGATTATCTCGTACTCGCCAGAAGCGAGTCTTCGTGAGGGATCCGCAATCGTCGACAACGTCTCTTCTCCTCTGATGGCTGAAGCGCTGGCGCTTCGATCGGGTCTCATAGCAGCGGCAGAACTCAACATCACGGAACTCAGAGTCTGCTCCGACTGTCAAAAGCTCATTAGAGCGATCAAAAATAAACACCAGATCAAGGAGATCTTCGGTATCGTCACTGATATCATGCAAATCGCCTCTGTGTTTATCTCTATCTCTTTCGTTTTTGTTCCTCGATCGGAAAACCGTAGAGCTGATTCATTGGCGAAACGGGCTTTGTCGATTTCGCATGTACTCTGAATTTGATCTTGGGCCCTCGCTTTCGGCCCATGTTCCATTTCCCTTTTAATATATGaatgttgcccaaaaaaaaaaaaaaaaaaaaaaaaaaaagatattttgttGCACAGAGTCATCCAGCAccagagaagagaagagaagacgaTGAAGTTGGGGTCGAGCTTGTTGTTTCCGAATCAATGGCGTCTCTTAACATCACCAGGACAGCTTTCTCTACAAGCTTTCATTTTTTCCACAGGTAAAACTTACTTTCAATTCAAatcctttgattttttttattttgttcatcCCCTGTTTTTCGTTAATTCACAAACTCTTGTAAagcctcctcctcctttctGGTCTCCAACCTTGCGTCAATGTCGGAATCTTCAGACTGCTGTTTCTCCAGTAGTCACTTCAAGCTACTTGCCCACTTCCTACATCACTCAAAAGCAAATTCAAACACCTACCTCCCCGGTAAATTTGCCTCCTTTGGAGCCCTTGTTTTCTCCAGATACCTTCTTCTTTCAATACAAGTTTTGACCATTTTAGGTTCCAATTTGTGGGGCTGGGTTTGGTGCAGGAAAAACAAGGGGCACCAGTGCAGGAAAGTTTAGGTGCTTTTCAGAAACTCCCCATGGTGATGCCATCCATTGATTTGTATTCTTCTTCTCTCAGGAAGTCCAAAAGAGTCCAACCTACTAAAGGTCTCTGATCATCTTTATTACTCTTCACACATTCTGACTCTTTAGCCTGACTCCATTTTGGGTCTCACTCAGGCATTGCTAATATTGCAAAGCGAGAAAGGAATAGAGGTGCTAAACAGCTTGATGCACTCATGAAAAGTATGTTCATTTGCCATCCTTCCCCTCTGttccatataaataaatgaTTCTTGTCTTACCAAATAAGGAATTGCTCTCTTTGTTCAAGGAACTGGCTCTACCTTTAAAAGGATACATGGAAAGTTTTCCAAGGAGGAGACTCTTGCATCCATATGATATGAACGGTCTCTTATTGAGTTGACACTTGGTGATGGAAAGTATCTGTTATGTCTTGCCCTCTTTAAGTCTTTCAGTCTCATTACCCTGCAACTGATTCTAGCATTGGCTTATAAATCAAGTGCTTCTTAGGTGTTAGGTAAAGTTGATGCTCTGAGGAAGAAAGTGTTATCTGTTGGAAAGGAACATGCTTCTCTCTGTGCTAAGGTCAGACTCCTTAATTCTGTCTGTCAAAAGGATGTTGTATTTTTCATGTTAGTTTATCTTACATAGGTTGTGATTGTTACTTCAACACTAAAGGCCTTACAAGCTTCTTAAACAGTTCCATTATTCCATATTATTCTATTATATATCACTTCAGGAATgagatctttctttttcttttctttgcaGGCATTGTCAAAGCGAGAGGCAGAGGACCGGTTGAGCGAAGGTGTGGAGAAGCTTGAACTGGTTTTCCAGCAACAAGGAAGAGCTGTTGATGATTTGTTAAGCATAGCAAAGGTTTGTTACTATGAATGaaccttttgttttttctcttccaGTGGTTTGATCTCTCTGACTTAATCGTTAGAGTTGTATGAAGAGAGTTATTCATTTTTTGCAGGTATTGAGAGCGATGCCAGTTGTTGATTTGGAAATGCCAACTCTTTGCCTTGTTGGAGCACCAAACGTTGGCAAGTCATCTTTGGTGCGCATTCTTTCAACAGGGAAGCCTGAGGTTTGTCTTATTATCCCAATCTTCACATATATATTGGTATGATACCTTGCACTGTGTCTATTTccttatatgattattttggCAATGTCAGATTTGCAATTATCCTTTCACCACCAGAGCAATTCTGATGGGTCACGTCATTTTCAACTACCAACGATTTCAGGTAACGTGCTCTGTCTGCTTCGTAAAATCACATTCCTCATGATTTGGATTGTTAATTACTTACCTGTTGCCAGGTGACAGACACCCCTCAGGAGATGTGATGGTAAAGTCTTGTTTGTACTACTTCTCTTGTGCCTACAtgattttatgatatttaatcaagtttttattctctttcttttttttttttggggtcaaTACAGAGGATAGGAATAACCTAGAGAAGCTAACTCTTGCTGTACTCACTCATCTTCCAACCGCCGTTCTATATGTTCATGATCTAACTGGAGAATGTGGGACTTCTCCTTCTGATCAGGTAAACATTTTCATGTGGATTCAGTGTATAATAATGCATAAATGTGCATcgatattttatttgaaatgaTCTGAAGAAGACAAAAAGAATGCATGTGGGTCTGATACATGCTGATTATGTTTCTATGTATTTGTTTTTGAGGGCATTGCAGTTTGGgatttataaagaaataaaagaaaggtTTAAAGATTACCTGTGGATTGATGTTGTGTCCAAATGCGATCTGCTGAGAGGCTCTCCGGTGATCTATGCCAAGGAGGATAGAAGCAGCGATGAAGCGGAAATAATCAAGTACAGGGAAACAGGACCTGATGGATCAATTCATGTCTCAGTGAAAACAGAACAAGGTCTCAGTGAGGTATGCAAAAAAAAACCCTACTAGAAATATTTAATGTCCTTAACTTaaataaaagaagaagcaagagtGTGTGTTTTGAGTGCTCTGCTTTCTCTCTACATGGATTGCAGCTAAAGAGCAGAGTGAAGGAAGTACTAAGTAATGAGATGGAGAAGATCATAAGTGAAGTGAGAGTTGATCCAAGTGTTGCTAGTTCTTAAGATAGAGAGATTTGCCTTTTACCTAAACTTTTCTCATTATGTCttcttataaatcttaaataggATTAAAATGTTAATGCATTATCTATCAAAAGGATAAATCGTTGATGACtgtttatatacatataaaactcattttaacttcaaaataaatgaaaacttgtttgtaatttatgtattattgtaatttaaaatttggttattTAAGTAAGTTGAGTGGCTTGACCTATAAATAACGTATGATCATGACTTCATGAGAGCATTACACTGTTAGCCAGATCAAGTAGCAAGAAGAGGTTCAAGGTAAAAGCtttactctttttttctctctgttttttctccCCTGCGTCTCTCAAAGACTTGGTTCCCAAGTAACTTAGTGGTTTCTTTTTCCTTGTATAGTTCTGAAGAAGGGATCAATCTTTCACGGATCGCTCTCTGCACACCGAGATTCTCTCTTTCCCTTGTCACGTAAGTTGATTCTTCTTCTCTGGCAATACAAACTTCCTCATGAACTTCTAATTCATCATACTCGACTGCATTATGCTCTTTGACGACTCGATCTCTGCACGCCGTCCCGTGTCGCGCAAGTCTTAGGGTTTCGTTCTTTCTTTGTTTCCATCGTAAACTTCCCTTGCGTCTCGATTAGTTTGGTATCCCCTGAAAGTTCTCAAGCGTTAGTTGTTATGTGCTTAAACTCGTATGCTGCTGTTTTTAAAGCTTTAAGCCTTTAAGATTGCTCTAATGGACAAAAAGTGTTTCTTGGATTTACGATCTTGATTTTCTTGGGGGGGTGTATATGGGCCCGCTGATGTTACGATCACCAATGACTATTTCTCTCTGTTTCCAGCATAGAACTTCCTCACCAACGTCTAGTTTCTGATCATCCATTAGCTGATGATCTTTCTCTGTGTCTTAGCTTTTACACTGTTGGCTTTTGCCTTTTTTCAGGAGTAAAATTAAAACCAAGAAAGAAGATGGATGCTGTCCATAAACTGCAGAGGAAGATCAATGATCACGAAAGGAAAAGAATGCATTACGAACGCAAGATTAGTCGTCTTGAGGATGATCTTTTTGAGAGGGATCAAGAGATCATACGTGCAAAGTTCACAATATTGCAGgtttgtatatatatcttttaactTAACTCATGGCCGCACGCATCATGtttcatttttcctttttttaaaaacttataggCTCTGCCAGAACTAAATACTCCAGAAAATGGTCCATTGGTTGACATAGTAAGAGTCCCGGGCTACCTAGACCCAAAGATGTTCGAAGCAGCGTGTCTCAAAGCGTGCCTCAATAACCCATGTGATGATCGTGAGGGGGAAACAATGAGGAAGGATAGAGCATTGCTTGAGGCTGAAACTCTGTGCAACGAGTGgagaagcaaaaccagtaatGGACTTTGGGAGCTTTACATTGAAGGTCCGgaacaaggagaagaagatgactGGGTACAAGTGGAGGTGCAGGATCTGCTGGACCTCAAAGAGAAATATGGCGAGGAGCTTTACAGAGCTATTAAGATAGCATGGACAGAGTCAACAGAACGTAGAAGAACAGGGGTGCAGTTGAAGCCATGGGACTATGAAGCTGGAAGGGAGAAAACGTTGACAGAGCTACTTGTTCCACTTGGAGAGCAGATCCAGTTCCTCGTTATGAAAACCAGTAAAGAAGGGAAAtagatatatgaaaaatatgacTCTTGTTGTGTTAGTTTCCAAATGAGATTGGTTAATAGGAAGTCTTAACGGCACTCTTTCATGTTTAAACCcccctttttttttgcttgagaTAGTTGAGTATAATTCCTCGCaatagttattatttttggttCCTGAGTTTGCAAAAACCATTGTCTCCTCGTTGCTTAAGCCATATGTTACTTGGCAGATGAATCACTCTCTGTTGATGACACAAATTGTGGTCTCTTATTATTAACTTCAGTAAGTGGATTGTCAGCTGGTTTGCTCTTTGgtctttgctttttttttttttctgttgagaACTTGTTAATGAAATCAATTGGTCGTGTTCTTGTGCTACAGGAAGCAGATGCTGATGGAAGAAGATAATGGTTGGTGGTCATTGgtctttagtttttttctaaGGTTTAACCGTTTAATTATGAATGTTATTGATAATTTAGCCCAAGTTTTTAGACTTTCGCGGTGACTTTTGTGTGTACTTAGTACGGTTTATAAAAATCCTAGCggttaattttattattgttctCCTATAAATATGAATTTCGGTAATATTGTTTTAGCAAATAAtgcagaaagaaaaaaatgcgACTTGAAATAAGTAGCGATTCCTAATTAAGAAAACAGAAACAACAAAACTTGtggagaaacaaaaaaaaatcggaTTCAGAATAGcagaaaaacaataaaaaggtaaaagaataaataaaaaagaaaagaaaaatgaagagaaagtttgattaaataataaatatcacATCTTCTCCTACCATTAGCCCTTTTGAtaaaccaccaccaccaccaaccaCATCCTGTGAAACCCTAGCCACACCACCAATCGCCGCCTACTCTTCCATCTACACCAGGTTCGTTTCCACCCACATGACAACCTCCTTCGATTTTCTTCGATTCATTTGTTTGAAATTAATATGATGTTTCATTGTGTATTTGGATTAATCGCAGATTTGGAATGAAACCGGATCGGGTCTACCTCTAGATCCGTTCTAGGTTATTTCTTTAGATTCTTCAAATCCAGATGCCCCCGAGATTCATCATCATAACACATAAAAGCCACGAGCCATGTCTCTGTTTCTAAAAGACGATTCGATCCAAATCCGGGAAGTGTGGAGCGATAACCTGCAGGAGGAGATGGATCTGATCCGAGGAGTCGTCGACGATTTCCCTTACGTGGCCATGGACACGGAGTTCCCCGGAATCGTCGTCCGCCCCGTCGGTACCTTCAAATCGAACGCCGATTACCACTACGAGACCCTCAAGCTCAACGTCAACATCCTCAACATCATCCAGCTCGGCCTCACCTTCTCCAACGAGCAAGGCGACCTCCCCACCTGCGACAACGACAACAAGTACTGCATCTGGCAGTTCAACTTCCGCGAGTTCGACCTCGACTCCGACATCTTCGCCGTCGACTCCATCGACCTCCTCAAGCAATCCGGCATCGACTTCGCCAAGAACACCCGGGAAGGCATCGAGTCGAGGCGATTCGCTGAGCTGCTCATGTCCTCGGGGATCGTGCTCAACGAGAACGTGCACTGGGTCACCTTCCACAGCGGTTACGACTTCGGGTACCTGCTCAAGCTCCTCACGTGCCAGAACCTTCCCGATTCTCAGACCAGCTTCTTCGAGCTCATCAACGTTTATTTCCCGATGGTGTACGATATAAAGCACCTGATGAAGTTCTGCAACAGCCTTCACGGGGGGCTGAACAAGCTGGCGGAGTTGCTGGAGGTGGAGAGAGTTGGGATCTGTCACCAGGCGGGGTCCGATAGTTTGCTCACCTCTTGTACTTTCAGAAAGCTTAAGGAGAATTTCTTCGTTGGTCCCTTGCAGAAATATGCTGGTGTTTTGTATGGCTTAGGTGTTGAAAATGGTCAGGTTGCTCTCTAATatctttattaataaaaaaatagtaagaaaatttcaaataataagtTCCTTCAAagttctctctttgttttttttacatgAGGTTGTGTTCAATAGACTGGTGTGCACTGCATGCATGATCACAGATCGTAGaacttttgaaaattaagagGGGTAGAACATGAAATCTGTGTCTGAAACAAAGTGACTCGAACCCGGTTTTTCTTACAAAGACCGTGAAGAAACTGAACTGGAAAACGTTTTGGTTGTCTGAATAAGGATTGCTTTTGTGGGCAAAACACATTGGTTAATATTTACTAAGGCCCAATATTGTAATTAGTGACCATGATTTGGGCTTTATAAGGCAAAATGTTACTTTAGATCTCTTACAAATTACACCACTCACTAAATAAAAGTTCATGTGTATTTAACAGAGCCTTTGGGCTATTTAGAACAGTCCACTCTTAGTTGTTTCTTATGAGTCCTATAActctgtgtttcaaaaaaagaagctaTGAGAAAGCCTGATCCTGTTATTCCTCCTGTCGCTGAGGCAGCTGCTATTCCAGAGGACATGGATCTGATGACTGCGAGTTAGAGCTGACTCTTACCAAGTCACGTGCTCACGGTGGTCAGGTCCTGATGAAATTGCTAAAACTTATTGAGAAGCGTGTCGCTCAGCTATGTGTATTTGGTTGAAGACTGTTACCAACTTGATGATTTGTCAAGCTTATTAAAAGGTCTATATGCTGATCATAACATCAATTTGCTTACACTATTCCAAGTGCCAAGACCCTTTGTAAATGGGCTGGTGTAAGTTTTTGCGGATAGCTTGTTAAGTTCGTCTTATACTAATACTAGTAACTAATTGCAAGACCTATCAAAACCGGTAAACAAACAAAGTAATCAACTTTTATCTTCCTAACCAAAGAGGAAGAATGGCGGGAACATGTCTGTTAGTAAAATGTCATAAAAAGAAAA includes:
- the LOC108835530 gene encoding nucleolar GTP-binding protein 1-like, with the protein product MSVIKVFPILSLLSRVGSTIVVLKRAFLFNLCFTKKGLKGLLQEVRGQQDEEGSPTPTCYTDASWNATTKKSGSAWIISYSPEASLREGSAIVDNVSSPLMAEALALRSGLIAAAELNITELRVCSDCQKLIRAIKNKHQIKEIFGIVTDIMQIASVFISISFVFVPRSENRRADSLAKRALSISHPPPPFWSPTLRQCRNLQTAVSPVVTSSYLPTSYITQKQIQTPTSPEKQGAPVQESLGAFQKLPMPDSILGLTQALLILQSEKGIEVLGKVDALRKKVLSVGKEHASLCAKALSKREAEDRLSEGVEKLELVFQQQGRAVDDLLSIAKVLRAMPVVDLEMPTLCLVGAPNVGKSSLVRILSTGKPEICNYPFTTRAILMGHVIFNYQRFQTPLRRCDEDRNNLEKLTLAVLTHLPTAVLYVHDLTGECGTSPSDQFGIYKEIKERFKDYLWIDVVSKCDLLRGSPVIYAKEDRSSDEAEIIKYRETGPDGSIHVSVKTEQGLSELKSRVKEVLSNEMEKIISEVRVDPSVASS
- the LOC108836881 gene encoding uncharacterized protein LOC108836881; translated protein: MDAVHKLQRKINDHERKRMHYERKISRLEDDLFERDQEIIRAKFTILQALPELNTPENGPLVDIVRVPGYLDPKMFEAACLKACLNNPCDDREGETMRKDRALLEAETLCNEWRSKTSNGLWELYIEGPEQGEEDDWVQVEVQDLLDLKEKYGEELYRAIKIAWTESTERRRTGVQLKPWDYEAGREKTLTELLVPLGEQIQFLVMKTSKEGK
- the LOC108835403 gene encoding probable CCR4-associated factor 1 homolog 6, whose translation is MSLFLKDDSIQIREVWSDNLQEEMDLIRGVVDDFPYVAMDTEFPGIVVRPVGTFKSNADYHYETLKLNVNILNIIQLGLTFSNEQGDLPTCDNDNKYCIWQFNFREFDLDSDIFAVDSIDLLKQSGIDFAKNTREGIESRRFAELLMSSGIVLNENVHWVTFHSGYDFGYLLKLLTCQNLPDSQTSFFELINVYFPMVYDIKHLMKFCNSLHGGLNKLAELLEVERVGICHQAGSDSLLTSCTFRKLKENFFVGPLQKYAGVLYGLGVENGQVAL